In Periplaneta americana isolate PAMFEO1 chromosome 4, P.americana_PAMFEO1_priV1, whole genome shotgun sequence, one DNA window encodes the following:
- the LOC138697898 gene encoding sericin 1-like, with product MILAICVLAIAARAVGEGASNHSNSKQEKRDILVLFPANKGQNRDNLQGSGTQSLLQVNTVPQNVPLPVHIPINRPVPISIPAAYPLSILRAFPVPVHRPVPVTLFTQYPAAVHRPIPVSQPNNVPANVGAPHHAIFPVHQSVNVQTPQHAINNGNVGDIVQNSAFGSGYLPQYHNSRPHDATGFSDTTKLEGSGYASNSPTNGQYPSGSSSTANEQSSGYGTKASSSDNSATTAGHVSGSDSVSSGHSSEHGTVSTEHKSSFNSGLTSGPPSVPAGQLDYTSGSDAGVQHNSGLASGSGIGSLRYEPNLNSESASVSLQQTESAGHTSSFNQGLQSVPAAQPAGYTQGAAVVPTGHIFSNLNSAAAIGSGTQNSGYTAGSGPLPLGHISNLNLGSGNVFVGGNSGSNILPGYSGYGSTTTGQHSGSVTASSGHNPGLVSGSKYISTGSGSEKTLGYDILVVHGSGHSTAHTPGFVSGSQPVGQSSNTNTANAQSVGHSSGSNPVAVYHPGSGYNLGSINHGFVSVGNSGYNTGQIASNTLVSTKQSSESPQINSGFLPQNYNPNYNLGTGGITTGHHIIYTSGSATLGQNKYISNGVASAGHNVNYPTTSNPGTDYGTKLVGQNLESTAGFNSISEATSNQQNAASNAVLKTQAQKSTYTSELRGNQNAILYSTESDRTEHASVHSTAPSDTRHASVQSSGSTGSGYTSVHSTGILDNGHTSGHSTESADSGHTSAYSPESVDTGHTTVQSSGSTGHASIYVGSGDTGHTYVHSTGPVNTPYHSVHSGGIVDTGRASVHSLGPVAGEKSYAYSSETGSDSTLNSEIRRMSDSRESDFKQDIGTSDYDRGYSIASGQISEHTSGSDSFATTHKPGMDYPTTDKYGEYNVRSGQFSVNPGQSHVTEFDGTRDGQKSDYSSTTGSQQNSESRSVSIMKNSLYNSGSSSYRSEAAARREQDYDYLSETNPENKSVFQDSVSSHNSGHAYNRVHNSGTSIGKVDRNSGYGIVGNVKANTASVGHNLASKDNIQFTQNSGSEQSTDHNSGSNTAGNQREKVHGLGYSTESSPHLEISTSQELNHRHDSHASNSNYKHNSGNIHTGIEYKTAQNIDVAYGSGSSLKEKHLKDSSTSVSEETLLSDLRHELLSLYNDVLSRQG from the exons ATGATCCTAGCG ATATGTGTCTTGGCGATCGCAGCGCGTGCCGTGGGAGAGGGAGCAAGTAATCATTCAAACAGTAAGCAAGAGAAGAGGGATATTCTGGTTCTGTTTCCTGCAAACAAAGGCCAAAATCGGGACAACTTGCAGGGCAGCGGTACTCAATCACTGCTGCAGGTGAACACTGTTCCACAAAATGTTCCTCTTCCTGTACACATACCTATAAACAGGCCCGTCCCCATTTCTATCCCAGCAGCATATCCCCTCTCTATTCTCCGAGCTTTTCCTGTTCCTGTACATCGACCCGTCCCCGTCACTCTATTCACACAATATCCAGCCGCAGTGCACAGACCTATCCCTGTGTCTCAGCCAAATAATGTCCCTGCCAACGTGGGAGCGCCCCATCATGCAATATTTCCTGTACATCAGTCTGTGAACGTACAAACGCCGCAGCATGCTATCAACAATGGAAATGTTGGCGACATCGTTCAGAACTCTGCATTTGGATCAGGATATTTACCACAGTATCATAATTCAAGACCTCACGATGCCACCGGTTTCAGTGACACGACTAAGCTTGAAGGATCTGGATACGCATCCAATTCTCCAACTAATGGCCAGTATCCTTCAGGATCCAGTTCAACGGCCAACGAACAATCTTCAGGATATGGTACCAAAGCAAGTTCTAGTGATAACAGTGCAACTACAGCGGGACATGTTTCTGGCTCGGATTCAGTATCTTCAGGACATAGTTCAGAACATGGTACAGTATCCACAGAACATAAGTCTAGTTTCAACTCGGGACTCACTTCAGGTCCACCCTCTGTACCGGCAGGACAACTGGACTACACTTCAGGTTCTGACGCTGGAGTTCAACATAACTCTGGCCTTGCTTCAGGGTCTGGAATTGGATCCCTAAGATATGAACCCAATTTGAATTCAGAATCTGCTTCTGTGTCTTTACAGCAAACTGAATCTGCAGGACATACCTCCAGTTTCAATCAAGGATTGCAGTCTGTACCTGCAGCACAACCTGCAGGTTATACCCAAGGAGCTGCAGTAGTACCTACAGGACATATTTTCAGTAACTTGAATAGTGCTGCTGCTATCGGATCTGGTACTCAGAATTCTGGTTATACTGCAGGATCTGGTCCATTACCATTAGGACACATTTCAAATTTGAACTTGGGATCCGGAAATGTATTTGTAGGGGGGAATTCCGGAAGCAATATTTTGCCAGGATACTCGGGATATGGTTCTACAACTACAGGACAACATTCAGGATCGGTTACTGCATCTTCAGGACATAATCCTGGTTTAGTTTCAGGATCAAAATATATATCAACAGGAAGTGGCTCTGAAAAAACTTTGGGGTATGATATACTTGTCGTACACGGCTCTGGCCATTCTACAGCACATACTCCAGGATTTGTTTCAGGTTCTCAGCCTGTTGGACAGAGTTCTAACACCAATACAGCTAACGCGCAAAGTGTTGGACATTCATCAGGATCTAATCCCGTAGCAGTATACCATCCTGGTTCAGGATACAACTTAGGCTCTATAAATCACGGTTTTGTATCTGTTGGCAACTCTGGATATAATACAGGACAAATAGCAAGTAATACGTTAGTGTCCACAAAACAAAGTTCAGAATCACCACAGATCAATTCAGGTTTCCTTCCTCAAAATTATAACCCTAATTATAATTTAGGCACTGGTGGTATAACAACAGGTCATCATATTATTTACACATCAGGATCTGCTACGTTGgggcaaaataaatatatttcaaatggagTAGCTTCCGCGGGACATAATGTGAATTATCCTACGACATCCAATCCTGGAACTGATTATGGAACAAAGCTTGTAGGACAAAATTTAGAGAGTACTGCGGGGTTTAATTCCATCTCTGAAGCTACATCAAATCAACAAAATGCGGCATCCAACGCTGTACTCAAAACACAAGCTCAGAAAAGTACTTACACATCAGAACTTAGAGGTAACCAAAATGCTATTTTATATTCAACAGAATCTGACAGAACTGAACATGCTTCCGTTCATTCAACAGCACCTTCAGATACTAGACATGCTTCTGTTCAATCGTCAGGATCCACTGGTTCTGGATATACTTCTGTACACTCAACAGGAATACTAGATAATGGACATACTTCTGGTCATTCAACAGAATCTGCAGATAGTGGACATACTTCTGCTTATTCACCAGAATCTGTAGATACTGGACACACAACTGTTCAATCCTCAGGATCTACTGGACACGCTTCCATTTATGTAGGTTCTGGAGATACTGGACATACTTATGTTCATTCAACAGGACCTGTAAATACTCCATATCATTCTGTTCATTCAGGAGGAATTGTAGATACGGGACGTGCATCTGTTCATTCACTAGGACCTGTAGCTGGTGAAAAATCATATGCTTACTCATCAGAAACTGGATCTGATTCGACTCTTAATTCAGAAATTCGTAGGATGTCAGACAGTCGAGAATCCGATTTCAAGCAAGATATAGGAACTTCAGATTATGATAGGGGCTATTCCATTGCCTCAGgacaaatttcagaacacacctcAGGATCAGACTCGTTTGCTACTACTCATAAACCAGGTATGGATTATCCAACTACAGATAAATACGGAGAATACAATGTAAGATCAGGACAGTTTTCTGTGAATCCAGGACAGAGTCATGTAACTGAGTTTGATGGTACAAGAGACGGTCAAAAGTCAGATTATAGTTCCACTACAGGGTCACAACAAAATTCAGAATCGCGGTCTGTAAGCATTATGAAGAATTCTCTATATAACTCAGGATCTAGCAGTTACAGATCCGAGGCAGCTGCAAGAAGGGAACAAGATTATGACTATTTATCAGAGACGAACCCAGAAAATAAATCTGTGTTCCAAGACTCAGTTTCTTCACACAATTCAGGACATGCATATAACAGAGTCCATAATTCAGGAACAAGTATTGGAAAAGTAGATCGCAACTCCGGTTATGGTATAGTAGGGAATGTTAAGGCGAATACCGCATCAGTAGGGCATAACTTAGCTTCAAAAGACAATATACAATTTACACAAAATTCAGGATCAGAACAATCTACAGATCATAATTCAGGGTCTAATACCGCAGGAAATCAGAGAGAAAAAGTACATGGACTTGGATACTCTACAGAATCTTCACCTCACTTAGAAATCAGCACGTCTCAAGAACTTAACCACAGACACGATTCACATGCTAGTAATTCAAACTATAAACATAATTCAGGAAACATACATACAGGTATCGaatacaaaacagcacaaaacatAGATGTAGCATACGGTTCAGGATCAAGTTTAAAAGAGAAGCACCTTAAGGACTCTTCCACTTCAGTAAGTGAAGAAACTCTCCTGAGTGATCTGAGGCATGAATTACTTTCACTGTATAATGATGTATTGTCACGTCAGGGATAG